The Staphylococcus sp. KG4-3 genome has a window encoding:
- the trpD gene encoding anthranilate phosphoribosyltransferase gives MELQTLLNQYKPLNQRQMNAFIELLISEDVKDEVKIEYLTSFSEKEITQEELTYIAKSLIHSMYDQQPYYPNSMCVCGTGGDKSNSFNISTTVSFIIASAKVPVIKHGNKSVTSSSGSTDLLNAMQIQTTSVEQTPCQLADTGLAFLSATETYPIMKQIQPIRKHMSNPTIFNITGPMINPFKLDYQVMGVYETSKLDKIAQTLADLGRKKAIVVYGANGMDEATLSGDNIIYEVNANDSVKTYTLNANNVGLDYAPNEELIGGTPAENLEITKNILNGTDRSAKRDVVVLNAGIALYVSEQVSTIQEGVSKAQRLIDEGEALAQYNKMGGKTYDYIG, from the coding sequence ATGGAATTACAAACATTACTCAATCAATATAAACCACTAAATCAACGACAAATGAATGCGTTTATTGAGTTACTTATTTCTGAAGATGTGAAAGATGAAGTGAAAATAGAATATTTAACTTCGTTTTCTGAAAAAGAAATTACACAAGAAGAATTAACATACATTGCTAAAAGTTTGATACATTCTATGTATGATCAACAGCCTTACTATCCAAATAGTATGTGTGTTTGCGGTACTGGTGGAGATAAATCTAATAGTTTCAATATTTCAACCACTGTCTCCTTTATAATCGCAAGTGCCAAGGTTCCAGTTATTAAACATGGTAATAAGAGTGTTACGTCATCATCAGGAAGTACAGATTTACTCAATGCGATGCAAATTCAAACTACTTCTGTAGAACAGACACCGTGTCAATTAGCCGATACAGGTTTAGCGTTTTTGAGTGCGACAGAAACATATCCAATTATGAAGCAAATACAACCTATAAGAAAACATATGAGTAATCCAACGATTTTTAATATAACAGGACCGATGATAAATCCATTTAAATTAGATTATCAGGTTATGGGTGTGTATGAAACTTCAAAATTAGACAAAATTGCTCAAACGTTAGCAGATTTAGGGCGTAAAAAAGCAATTGTAGTGTATGGGGCTAATGGTATGGATGAAGCAACTTTGTCTGGAGACAATATTATATATGAAGTGAACGCAAATGATAGTGTTAAAACTTACACTTTAAATGCTAACAATGTTGGACTAGATTATGCGCCAAATGAAGAATTAATCGGTGGTACACCAGCTGAAAATTTAGAAATAACTAAAAATATTCTAAATGGAACAGATCGCAGTGCTAAAAGAGATGTCGTTGTATTGAATGCTGGTATTGCACTATATGTATCAGAGCAAGTGAGTACAATTCAAGAAGGCGTAAGTAAAGCACAGAGATTGATTGATGAAGGTGAAGCATTGGCACAATATAACAAAATGGGAGGAAAAACGTATGACTATATTGGATGA
- a CDS encoding aminodeoxychorismate/anthranilate synthase component II, which yields MILIVDNYDSFTYNLVNMIAQHKEVIIKYPDDPSIYNLDVEGIVISPGPGHPLDTDNLINIIKHYENKPILGVCLGAQALTCYHNGDVIQSENIMHGKKDQMQIIKETKLYSDIPEYSEIMRYHSLISNPQTMPKSLAITAKTNDCIQSFEHLQLLHFGIQYHPESFATEFGEQIIKNFLNIVEEVENHGITNITQSI from the coding sequence ATGATATTAATTGTCGATAACTATGATTCTTTTACTTATAATTTAGTGAATATGATAGCACAGCACAAAGAAGTGATTATTAAGTATCCAGATGACCCCAGTATATATAATTTAGATGTTGAAGGCATAGTAATATCACCAGGTCCTGGGCATCCATTAGATACAGATAATTTAATAAATATTATTAAGCACTATGAAAATAAACCTATATTAGGTGTGTGCTTGGGTGCGCAAGCGTTAACTTGTTATCATAATGGGGATGTAATCCAAAGTGAAAATATTATGCATGGTAAAAAAGATCAAATGCAAATCATAAAAGAGACAAAGTTATATAGTGATATTCCAGAATATTCTGAAATAATGAGATACCATTCACTTATTAGTAATCCACAAACGATGCCTAAATCTTTAGCAATTACAGCAAAAACGAATGATTGTATTCAATCATTCGAACATTTACAGTTATTACATTTCGGTATTCAATATCATCCTGAATCATTTGCAACTGAATTTGGAGAACAAATTATTAAAAACTTTTTAAATATAGTAGAGGAGGTTGAAAATCATGGAATTACAAACATTACTCAATCAATATAA
- the trpC gene encoding indole-3-glycerol phosphate synthase TrpC — translation MTILDEIVLYKKDLLEQGYYEEKLKTLDDVDISHKTTFKAQIDESNRLAVIAEIKSKSPTLNELPSRDLTQQVKDYEANGANAVSILTDEQYFGGSYERLQSLTTQTDLPVLCKDFVVDKVQIDVAKKAGASIILLIVNVLTDQQLKELYQYATSLNLEVLVEVHDKEELSRAYQLNPQIIGVNNRDLKRFVTDVLHTNEILENKKDGYYYISESGIRDEQDVANVVDSGIDGLLIGESLMKCDDLSQFLPGLKLNKVKQ, via the coding sequence ATGACTATATTGGATGAAATCGTATTATATAAAAAGGATTTGCTCGAACAGGGCTATTATGAAGAAAAATTAAAAACACTTGATGATGTAGATATTTCACATAAAACTACATTTAAAGCACAAATAGATGAATCAAACCGTTTAGCTGTTATTGCAGAAATTAAATCTAAAAGCCCAACATTAAATGAATTGCCTAGTAGGGATTTAACGCAGCAAGTTAAAGATTATGAAGCAAACGGAGCAAACGCAGTCTCAATATTAACTGATGAGCAGTACTTTGGTGGTAGCTATGAACGTTTACAATCCTTAACTACTCAAACTGATTTACCAGTATTATGTAAAGACTTTGTCGTAGATAAAGTACAAATAGATGTAGCTAAAAAAGCAGGTGCTTCAATTATTCTGTTGATTGTCAATGTCTTAACCGATCAGCAATTAAAAGAGTTATATCAATATGCAACTTCATTAAATTTAGAAGTACTTGTTGAGGTGCATGATAAAGAAGAATTATCACGTGCTTATCAGCTAAATCCACAAATTATTGGTGTGAATAATCGAGATCTAAAAAGATTTGTTACAGATGTCTTGCATACTAATGAAATTTTAGAAAATAAAAAAGATGGTTATTATTATATTTCAGAAAGTGGCATTCGTGATGAACAAGATGTAGCGAATGTTGTTGATTCGGGTATAGATGGTTTGCTGATTGGTGAATCGTTAATGAAATGTGATGATTTAAGCCAGTTTTTACCAGGATTAAAATTAAATAAGGTGAAGCAATGA
- a CDS encoding anthranilate synthase component I, with protein sequence MKVQYQKLNAEVTPEALARLRNNKIILESSDQSQLKGRYSIVIFDTYGAITLDNDVMTVETPTGINIERNQPYDKMKELIDQYKTDIDDEILAQLPFISGFVGSCSFDLVRHEFPILKQIELTDHPQHDTKFYMVEDVYIFDHYKEHLYVIATNLFSNDNDSQLQERVQSRVAELQKINIYPTQIEHSLTEKEIKSNMAPTQFIKTVEHMKTLIQQGDMFQVVPSIIYSYEHFFGQQLQQLSYQLYQNLKRQNPSPYMYYMNMDEPIIVGSSPESFVKVQGETVITNPIAGTIKRGATEDEDKLNETQLKNDDKELSEHSMLVDLGRNDIHRVSQTGTSKIQKLMTIERYEHVMHIVSEVTGKLKNNYSPMTVIASLLPTGTVSGAPKLRAIQRIYESQPHKRGVYSGGIGYINCNHDLDFALAIRTMMIDETHVNVQAGCGVVFDSIPEKELEETKLKAKSLLEVSP encoded by the coding sequence ATGAAAGTACAATATCAAAAATTAAATGCTGAAGTTACCCCAGAAGCACTAGCAAGATTAAGAAATAATAAAATAATTCTAGAAAGTTCAGATCAATCTCAATTAAAAGGGCGTTATTCCATTGTCATATTCGACACGTATGGGGCTATTACTTTAGATAATGACGTAATGACTGTAGAAACACCAACCGGGATAAACATAGAACGTAACCAACCATATGACAAGATGAAGGAACTGATTGACCAATACAAAACGGATATAGATGACGAAATATTGGCACAATTACCATTTATATCAGGGTTCGTAGGCTCATGTAGTTTTGATCTAGTGAGACATGAATTTCCGATACTAAAGCAAATTGAATTAACAGACCATCCACAACACGATACGAAGTTTTATATGGTAGAGGATGTTTATATTTTTGATCATTATAAAGAGCACTTATATGTTATAGCGACAAACTTATTTTCCAATGACAATGACTCACAATTACAGGAACGTGTGCAAAGTCGTGTGGCAGAATTGCAAAAAATTAATATTTATCCAACACAAATCGAACATTCTTTAACAGAGAAGGAAATAAAATCTAATATGGCACCAACACAATTTATTAAAACGGTTGAACATATGAAAACACTTATCCAACAAGGAGACATGTTCCAAGTAGTACCATCGATTATTTATAGCTACGAACACTTTTTTGGACAACAGCTACAACAATTGTCGTATCAACTTTATCAAAATCTCAAACGGCAAAATCCAAGTCCATATATGTATTATATGAATATGGATGAACCTATTATTGTTGGAAGTTCGCCTGAGAGTTTTGTAAAGGTACAAGGTGAAACGGTAATCACTAATCCAATTGCTGGAACAATTAAAAGAGGTGCTACCGAAGATGAGGATAAATTAAATGAAACGCAGTTGAAAAATGATGATAAAGAATTAAGTGAACATAGTATGTTAGTTGATTTAGGACGCAATGATATTCATAGAGTAAGTCAAACAGGAACGTCAAAAATCCAAAAACTAATGACAATCGAACGCTATGAACATGTAATGCACATCGTGAGTGAAGTAACTGGCAAATTAAAAAATAATTATTCTCCAATGACTGTAATTGCGAGTTTATTGCCAACAGGCACGGTTTCGGGTGCACCAAAACTCAGAGCGATTCAACGTATCTATGAATCACAACCACATAAGCGTGGCGTTTATAGTGGGGGTATTGGTTATATTAATTGTAATCATGATTTAGATTTTGCATTAGCAATAAGAACAATGATGATTGATGAGACGCATGTGAATGTTCAAGCAGGCTGCGGTGTGGTATTTGACTCTATACCTGAAAAAGAGCTTGAAGAAACGAAGTTGAAAGCAAAAAGTTTATTGGAGGTATCACCATGA
- a CDS encoding aminoacyltransferase, whose amino-acid sequence MKFTELTVKEYDNFVQNPALESHYFQVKENIATREEDGFQVVLLGLKDDDNQVIAASLFSKIPTMGSYVYYSNRGPVMDYNDLGLVDFYLRELDTYLQQHNCLYVKMDPYWIYQIYDKDINPLPNQDKNDALVNLFKSHNYTHHGFTTKYDTSSQVRWMGVLNLDGETPASLKKQFDSQRKRNINKAINYGVKVRLLPREEFGVFLELYRETEERAGFVSKTDEYFYNFIDNYGDKALVPLAYIDLDEYINNTQEGINEKEARRDQMMQNENKSDKQLKKIAELDKQIDHDKKELLQASELRQTDGAILNLAAGVYFANAYEVNYFSGGSSEKYNQYMGPYMMHWFMLNYCFDHGYGRYNFYGLSGDFTENSEDYGVYRFKRGFNVQIEELIGDFYKPIKKSKYWLFNTLNNLRKKVRK is encoded by the coding sequence ATGAAATTTACAGAGTTAACTGTCAAAGAATATGACAATTTTGTACAGAATCCAGCACTAGAGAGTCATTACTTTCAAGTGAAAGAAAATATTGCGACAAGAGAAGAAGATGGATTTCAAGTTGTTTTATTAGGCTTAAAAGATGACGACAATCAAGTTATTGCTGCTAGTCTTTTCTCTAAAATCCCTACAATGGGAAGCTATGTTTATTATTCAAATCGTGGACCAGTGATGGATTACAATGATTTGGGATTAGTAGATTTTTATTTACGTGAATTAGATACGTATTTGCAACAACATAATTGTTTATATGTAAAAATGGATCCATATTGGATTTATCAAATTTACGATAAAGATATTAATCCTTTACCGAATCAAGATAAGAATGATGCATTAGTGAATTTATTTAAATCTCACAACTATACGCATCATGGTTTTACAACGAAATATGACACATCAAGCCAAGTGAGATGGATGGGTGTATTGAATCTTGATGGTGAAACACCAGCTTCCTTAAAAAAACAGTTCGATAGTCAACGTAAGCGAAACATAAATAAAGCAATTAATTACGGTGTTAAAGTAAGATTATTACCAAGAGAAGAATTTGGTGTATTCTTGGAACTTTATCGTGAAACGGAAGAACGTGCTGGTTTTGTTTCAAAAACAGATGAATATTTCTATAATTTTATTGATAATTATGGGGATAAAGCGTTAGTACCATTGGCATATATTGATTTAGATGAATATATTAATAATACGCAAGAGGGTATTAATGAAAAAGAAGCGCGTAGAGATCAAATGATGCAAAATGAAAACAAATCAGATAAGCAATTGAAAAAAATTGCTGAGTTAGACAAACAAATTGATCATGATAAAAAGGAATTGCTTCAAGCAAGTGAATTAAGACAAACTGATGGGGCGATATTGAATCTAGCGGCAGGTGTATACTTTGCAAACGCGTATGAAGTAAATTATTTCTCAGGTGGTTCTTCAGAGAAATATAACCAATATATGGGACCTTATATGATGCACTGGTTTATGTTGAATTATTGTTTTGATCATGGATATGGGCGTTATAATTTCTATGGTCTATCAGGTGATTTCACTGAAAATAGTGAGGATTACGGAGTTTATCGCTTTAAACGTGGTTTTAATGTACAAATCGAAGAATTAATCGGTGACTTCTACAAACCAATCAAGAAATCGAAATACTG
- a CDS encoding type 1 glutamine amidotransferase domain-containing protein: MSKKVLFILTSRDQYEDGTPTGLWLEEASEPYNILTEADIDVDITSIEGGAVPLDPNSTQNNELDKYAEFVAKIKDVPSIAEVDVAQYDAVYLPGGHGTVFDYAHNQQLSSILADFKDEDKIISSVCHGPSAFVGAKDKQGNFLVNGVTLTSFTDEEERAMGLENKVPFLTQTELENQGAKFITKENFSEHVEIDSQFITGQNPQSSVAIGKALRDALK, encoded by the coding sequence ATGAGTAAAAAAGTTTTATTCATACTAACAAGCAGAGATCAATATGAAGATGGAACGCCAACAGGATTATGGTTAGAAGAGGCGAGCGAGCCTTATAATATATTAACAGAGGCAGACATTGATGTAGATATAACTTCTATTGAAGGCGGTGCAGTTCCTTTAGATCCAAACTCAACACAAAATAACGAACTTGATAAATATGCAGAATTTGTAGCAAAAATTAAAGATGTACCTAGTATTGCAGAAGTAGATGTAGCTCAGTACGATGCTGTGTATCTACCTGGTGGTCATGGAACAGTATTTGATTATGCACACAATCAACAATTATCATCGATATTAGCTGATTTTAAAGATGAAGATAAAATTATTTCATCTGTATGTCACGGACCAAGTGCATTTGTTGGCGCCAAAGATAAACAAGGTAATTTCTTAGTTAATGGCGTTACACTTACTTCATTTACAGATGAAGAAGAACGTGCAATGGGCTTAGAAAATAAAGTACCATTCTTAACTCAAACAGAATTAGAAAATCAAGGTGCTAAGTTCATAACTAAAGAAAACTTTAGCGAACATGTAGAAATAGATAGTCAATTTATCACTGGACAAAATCCACAATCAAGTGTTGCTATCGGTAAAGCGTTACGCGATGCATTAAAATAA
- the trpB gene encoding tryptophan synthase subunit beta: MVKNIQTEVDEFGFFGNYGGQYVPETLMPAVQELKQAYQEAKEDPKFQEELDGYLKDYVGRETPLTYAKSYSESLGGAKIYLKREDLNHTGAHKINNALGQALLAKRMGKNKLVAETGAGQHGVASATVAALFDMELVVFMGEEDIKRQSLNVFRMELLGAKVEPVTEGQGTLSDAVNKALQYWVSHVEDTHYLLGSALGPDPFPTIVRDFQKVIGNEIKSQVQEIEGRLPDAIVACVGGGSNAIGTFYPFVEEDVKLYGVEAAGEGFDSNKHALAINKGKEGVLHGTKMYLIQDEHGQIELAHSISAGLDYPGVGPEHSYYHDIGRVKYATASDKQAMDALVRFTKAEGIIPAIESAHALSYVETLAPTMNSDEILVVTVSGRGDKDMETIRNYMKQDGDKHA; the protein is encoded by the coding sequence ATGGTAAAAAACATCCAAACAGAAGTAGATGAGTTTGGTTTCTTTGGTAATTATGGTGGTCAATATGTACCAGAAACATTAATGCCAGCAGTACAAGAACTTAAACAGGCATACCAAGAGGCAAAAGAAGATCCCAAATTTCAAGAAGAACTCGATGGTTATTTAAAAGATTATGTAGGTCGTGAAACGCCATTGACTTATGCTAAGTCATACTCCGAATCATTAGGTGGCGCCAAAATCTATTTGAAACGTGAAGACTTAAACCATACTGGCGCTCACAAAATAAATAATGCGCTTGGACAAGCACTGTTGGCCAAACGTATGGGCAAAAACAAACTGGTTGCTGAAACAGGTGCAGGTCAACATGGCGTGGCTAGCGCAACAGTAGCTGCGTTGTTTGATATGGAACTTGTTGTATTTATGGGTGAAGAAGATATTAAGAGACAATCACTAAATGTTTTTCGAATGGAATTATTAGGTGCAAAAGTAGAACCAGTAACTGAAGGTCAAGGAACACTGTCCGATGCAGTGAACAAGGCATTGCAATATTGGGTCAGTCATGTAGAAGATACACATTATTTATTAGGTTCTGCGTTAGGTCCAGATCCATTTCCTACTATTGTAAGAGACTTCCAAAAAGTTATAGGTAATGAGATCAAATCTCAAGTTCAAGAAATTGAAGGTCGCTTACCTGATGCAATTGTTGCTTGCGTGGGTGGAGGATCAAACGCAATTGGAACGTTTTATCCGTTTGTGGAAGAGGATGTAAAGTTATATGGTGTCGAAGCAGCTGGTGAAGGTTTTGATTCTAACAAACATGCATTAGCAATAAATAAAGGTAAAGAAGGCGTGTTACATGGTACCAAGATGTACCTAATTCAAGATGAGCATGGTCAAATTGAATTAGCACACTCTATTTCAGCTGGATTAGATTACCCTGGCGTTGGTCCTGAGCATTCGTATTATCATGATATCGGCAGAGTGAAGTATGCAACTGCGAGTGATAAACAAGCGATGGATGCACTTGTTAGATTCACTAAAGCTGAAGGTATTATTCCTGCTATTGAAAGCGCACATGCTTTAAGTTATGTAGAAACATTAGCACCGACTATGAACTCAGATGAAATCTTAGTTGTTACAGTATCAGGTCGTGGTGATAAAGATATGGAAACAATTAGAAATTATATGAAACAGGATGGTGACAAACATGCATAA
- the trpA gene encoding tryptophan synthase subunit alpha, protein MHKLFIPYVMGNKHFIENVKTLSNVGADIIEVGVPFSDPVADGPVIMDAGNKAIQEGVNIQFILDQLTKHRDEIQSDYVLMTYYNIINYYGESEFLQACERAGVYGLIIPDLPHELVQQFKERHPQRKTQIISLIAMTTSESRSNQIAKDAEGFIYTVTMNATTGENGKFHPELKDRIKKIKDKSEVPVVAGFGIRTPEHVKDITEASDGVVIGSEIVKRFENDSEKNMLNYLKSIRNALNQ, encoded by the coding sequence ATGCATAAATTATTTATACCTTATGTTATGGGGAATAAGCATTTTATTGAAAATGTGAAAACATTAAGTAATGTAGGTGCCGATATTATTGAAGTGGGGGTGCCTTTTTCAGATCCAGTAGCTGATGGCCCTGTCATTATGGATGCTGGTAATAAAGCAATTCAAGAAGGTGTGAATATACAATTCATTTTGGATCAACTCACAAAACATCGTGATGAAATTCAAAGTGACTATGTTTTAATGACGTATTATAATATCATCAATTACTATGGTGAATCAGAGTTTTTACAAGCATGTGAACGTGCTGGTGTATACGGATTAATTATCCCTGACTTACCACATGAATTAGTGCAACAATTTAAAGAACGCCATCCACAAAGAAAGACACAAATAATCTCATTAATAGCTATGACGACATCTGAATCTCGAAGTAATCAAATTGCTAAAGATGCAGAAGGTTTTATATACACTGTAACGATGAATGCAACAACTGGTGAAAATGGTAAATTTCATCCAGAGCTAAAAGATAGAATTAAAAAAATAAAAGATAAATCTGAGGTGCCCGTAGTTGCTGGTTTTGGTATACGAACACCGGAACATGTTAAAGATATTACTGAGGCATCAGATGGTGTAGTCATAGGTAGTGAAATTGTTAAACGATTTGAAAATGATAGTGAAAAAAATATGTTGAATTACTTGAAATCTATAAGAAATGCACTTAATCAATAA
- a CDS encoding aminoacyltransferase produces the protein MKFTNLTAKEFGAFTDKMPNSHFTQMVGNYELKIAESTETHLVGIKNNENEVIAACLLTAVPVMKFFKYFYTNRGPVIDFENKELVHYFFNELSKYVKKHNALYLRVDPYLAYQYRNHDGDVLENAGHDWVFDKMKQLGYKHQGFLTGFDSIIQIRFHSVLDLVGKTAKDVLNGMDSLRKRNTKKVQKNGVKVRFLGEDELPIFRSFMEDTSESKDFDDRDDDFYYNRLRYYKNRVLVPLAYMDFDEYIEELQAEREVLSKDINKAVKDIEKRPENKKAYNKKDNLEKQLIANQQKIDEAKVLQEKHGNELPISAAYFIINPYEVVYYAGGTSNEFRHFAGSYAIQWKMINYAIDHNIDRYNFYGISGHFTEDAEDAGVVKFKKGFNADVVEYVGDFIKPINKPMYKIYTTLKKIKDKKK, from the coding sequence ATGAAATTTACAAATTTAACTGCAAAAGAGTTTGGTGCATTTACAGATAAAATGCCAAATAGCCATTTCACACAAATGGTAGGGAATTATGAATTGAAAATTGCAGAAAGTACTGAAACACATTTAGTAGGTATAAAAAACAATGAAAATGAAGTCATTGCAGCTTGTTTATTAACTGCGGTGCCAGTAATGAAGTTCTTTAAGTATTTTTACACTAATAGAGGTCCGGTTATAGATTTTGAAAATAAAGAATTAGTACATTACTTTTTCAATGAACTATCTAAATATGTAAAAAAACATAATGCGCTTTATTTAAGAGTTGACCCTTATTTAGCATATCAATACCGTAATCATGATGGTGATGTATTGGAGAATGCAGGACATGATTGGGTTTTCGATAAAATGAAACAGCTTGGATATAAACACCAAGGATTTTTAACTGGTTTCGATTCAATTATTCAAATTAGATTCCACTCTGTACTGGATTTAGTAGGCAAAACAGCTAAAGATGTATTAAATGGTATGGATAGTTTACGTAAACGTAATACTAAAAAAGTACAAAAAAATGGTGTGAAAGTAAGGTTCTTAGGGGAAGATGAGTTGCCAATTTTCCGCTCGTTCATGGAAGATACATCTGAAAGTAAAGATTTTGACGATAGAGACGATGATTTTTACTATAATAGATTAAGGTATTACAAGAACCGCGTACTAGTACCTCTGGCTTATATGGATTTCGATGAATATATTGAAGAATTGCAAGCTGAACGTGAGGTATTAAGCAAAGATATCAATAAAGCAGTAAAAGATATCGAGAAAAGACCTGAAAATAAAAAAGCATATAACAAAAAAGATAACCTAGAGAAACAACTTATAGCGAATCAACAAAAAATCGATGAAGCTAAAGTTTTACAAGAGAAACATGGTAATGAACTACCAATCTCAGCAGCATATTTCATCATTAATCCTTATGAAGTTGTGTATTATGCAGGTGGAACGTCGAATGAGTTTAGACATTTTGCTGGTAGTTATGCCATTCAATGGAAGATGATTAACTATGCTATTGATCATAATATTGATAGATATAATTTTTATGGAATTAGTGGTCATTTCACTGAAGATGCGGAAGACGCAGGTGTAGTTAAATTTAAAAAAGGGTTTAATGCGGATGTAGTGGAATATGTTGGTGACTTTATTAAACCAATCAATAAACCAATGTACAAAATTTATACGACATTAAAGAAAATTAAAGATAAAAAGAAATAA
- a CDS encoding phosphoribosylanthranilate isomerase: MKLKFCGFRQLADVKKAKDLDIDAMGFIHFPKSKRFVDIQSIRQFTEVIPDDKEKVVILVNPDYDVIDSLIEETGITSIQLHGEEPLATISYIRQKSKDIKIIKALPAKDSESLLTAIEYYKHVIDQFIIDTPSQNYGGTGKVYDWEILEVINDIDYLIAGGINYENIKKIEKLSLQHSGYDIASGIETNNVKDKCKMQSIIEHVKGAN; the protein is encoded by the coding sequence ATGAAGTTGAAATTTTGTGGTTTTCGTCAACTAGCTGATGTGAAGAAAGCAAAAGATTTAGATATCGATGCTATGGGTTTTATCCATTTTCCCAAAAGTAAGCGATTTGTTGATATTCAAAGCATTAGACAATTTACAGAAGTTATCCCTGATGATAAGGAAAAGGTAGTTATCTTGGTGAATCCAGATTATGATGTGATAGACAGTTTAATAGAAGAAACTGGTATTACATCAATTCAATTACACGGTGAGGAACCATTAGCCACAATCTCATATATAAGACAAAAAAGTAAGGATATAAAGATTATTAAAGCTTTGCCAGCTAAAGATAGTGAGTCATTACTGACAGCAATTGAATATTATAAACATGTAATAGACCAATTTATTATAGACACACCATCACAAAACTATGGTGGCACAGGAAAAGTTTATGATTGGGAAATACTTGAAGTTATTAATGATATTGATTATTTGATTGCGGGCGGTATCAATTATGAGAATATTAAAAAGATAGAAAAATTATCACTTCAACACAGTGGCTATGATATTGCTAGTGGTATAGAAACGAATAATGTTAAAGATAAATGTAAAATGCAATCAATAATAGAACATGTAAAAGGAGCTAATTAA